TTTTTCCAAACTCTCATTAATCCAAAGCCGTATGCTGATTTTTAATCAAATTATGCATATGCTAGGCGTCACGTCTTGTAAGACATTGAAGACGCTCGCACTAGTTCTGAAAATATTTGAAAATAGGCGCGCATTCTGCCGTGTCTGGCTTGCGGTTTTGAGGGAGTGAAAGAATAACACATAAACACGGCGGCTCCTCAGCCGCTTGTTAGCTTTTTTCAATTTTTACCCAAACTTTGGGTGAAAAAAGCGCTGGGGAAGGAGGAAAAGGTGAACATAAAATCATTATTGGTTCTAATTCTCGGCATTTTTCTTTTCTTCTGGAGCCTGACAAACTTTGGAGGAGGCGAATTTGCCGAGGAGTACATACCCTATGTTTTTGGCGGCATTGTTTTGGCAGCAGTTATTTTTTTGCTGCGCCGTCGCTAATTTTTTTCTTCCTTAATATATCATTAATAGACACATATCTTCAAAACAAGCGCCACATTAAAAAATAAATAACCTCAATCCCCCCATTTATGCTCAGGATTTCGCGGAATTATTATCCACGCAATTATGTAAAGCAAAAAACCGCTGCCGTAAACCAATATTGAAACCGCCCATATCAGCCGAATTATAACGGGATCAACATTCAAGTATTCTGCAATCCCTCCGCACACGCCGCCAAGAATCTTCTCTTTTCCTGAACGGTATAACCTTTTGATTGGTTTTTGCCCTTCATTTGCTGCAGTTCCTTTGCTTGCTTTCCGGTCTGTTTTTTTCATAAAGACATCCTCATCGTAATTTCGATTCCATCCTTTGTATTCTTCTTAGAATTTCGTTATTCTGTGCACGTATATCCTCTATCTCGTCAAAAAGCCGCTTCTCTGTATATGTCAATTCTCGGCTAGAATTTATTGCAGAATCAACAGCTCTTTCAGGAATATTGCTATTTAAATCAGGAAACCCGACAGGCGTATTCATATTCTGAAAGCTGCTCGCTTGAGATGGGGGTGGCATATTTGAACTAGTTTCTTGCTGTCCAAAAGCATCTTGTCTTACCTGCAATGGAGGTGGCGGTCTTGGAGGTTCCATGCGATCGAGATCGTCATTAAAATCAAGGGGGTTTGCATTAAATTCTGTGTCGGGATCTCCAAATCTTCCGAATTCATCAGTGCGTCCAAACTGGGCTGTTGAAGGCGCGGGTGCCTGAGTAACATGCCTTTGATTGAACTGATTGCCGAATTTTTCCTGTCCGGCAAGGACGCGCTCAGACACAGATGAACCGGCTATGCCTACTTGAGGCGATTGAAAGGACTTTCCAAATGCAGAAGGCCGCGAAAAAGCAGAATCGATTTTAGAATCAATATCGTTTTTGTCCCCACCACCACCGAAACTGGATTTTAGCTTACCTAGAATTCCGATAATATCACCAATGATATTATTGGAATTTCGAGTATATAATGATTCGCGAGAATAACATATCCTTTAATGACCTATTTGGAAAAGAAAAAAAATATTAGTTCTTCTTTCGCTGAAAAAGAAAAACTAAACTAAATATTCCGAGTATCACGAACCCCAAATTTGGGAATTCAGGAACTGGGTTCGGCGGAGTTCCTGTGGGGGTTGGCGTTGGTGTTGTTGTTGTTGTCTGCTGCTGCGCCACAACAGACCGCTCGCTGTGGCTAGTACAGTCAAACTGCACCAGTTTACGAGCGACTTCTTGCAAGTTGGCTTTTACAAGAAGTTCTCCATCAACCTTTTTGCCCCCAAATATTTCATTGAAGCTTGCGCTTCTCTTTTCATTGGGGTTAAGGTCTAAGCGGTACAGCTTCGTACCCGCAAACCATAAATCCATCCTTGCAAAATCGCTGGATGGATTGCGAGCCCAAACGCCGCATGTTTCGAGCCCCCAACCAATTGGTTTCGGGATTGATGTTACCACCTTTGGCGACATCGCGATTGGTGTCGCGGTTGGTGTAACCGTTAGCGACGAGACGTTCGTTTCAACAGGTGTTTTTAGCCCCACCAGAAAAAATGTTGCAAAAAGCAACACAAACAATATCATACCTATTTCTTTCTTCAAGATGTTTCATCTCCTTCCTTATTTTTATCTTTTCAGAATTCATTTCACGCAAGACACCTAATTTTATAAAAACAAAGCCAATGCTATCTGTTTTGTCTTTTTCAGCCGAAGGCTGAAAAGCTTGCCGCAAGGCATGATTTCTCTTGCGCGCCTTCCTCATTCTTTATTCAAAAATGATTCAGACGGCTCAAAAAAAACCGCGAAAGCGAAAAACAAGATAGTGCATACCTCGTTTTAAAAAGTGAATTTTGTGAAAGCATAACTGCGATGAATCGTCATTACTATTAAAGACTAATTATTTAAAGCTATGTTTCACAAACGTTTTTTTATACAACCTTCACCAATAGTATACTATGTCCGAACATTCCGGCAATCATGGCGCGAATAAACCCGCTGGCAAATGGGATCCTTTATTGGCGGAAATAGAGGGTGGAAGTAGCAGATGGGATCCTACAAACCATCCTGTCGGATATATTCTTGGAGTAAGCCCGGGATTCTCGCAAATGGGACAGGGTGAAGAACGCCTGATAAACATGGGCTTGGCAAGAAAGATAGTGAAAGCCGCGCGCCTTGGCTTCGACTTCACCGAAATCGATTACGAAGCGCTTTCTGAAATGTATGAACCGTATGTCGACAAGCTGATAAAACACGTCAAGGAAGTGCAGAACATGGAGGTCGGCCTTCACCTTCCTGTAAAAGTGGATCTCTGCATAGCGAATGCATTCGAATGGAAAGAGATGCATGAAATTCTGCGCAAAGGTGCATATTCGGCAAGAGAAGTAATCGGCGCAAAATTCTTCCTATTCCACACATCATCAAGAATAAGGCCGCATGTTACGTTTACTGTAGGGCATCAGGAACATAGTGTGCAGCAGAATTCATTCAGCGGAATGAATCTCGGGCAGTGGATGAGTGAAGTTGACAAAGGCAATTTCACGGACCCAAAAACCGGAAACAATATAAAATTACCTTCTGGAAAAAGCATGCAGCAATGGTTCAAGGCGAGATTTACAAAGGTACTTTTCCATGTTATGGGGCTTGCAGGAGATGTAGGGATGCTGACTTTCCTTGAGAGGCATGAAGATTTTAGAAAAGGTGCAGAAGAAGCTGGAAAAGAACTGGGCATATTACGCGACAAAATTTGGTTCAGTACTGTGAAGAACAAAATGCTTGAAAAATATAGTGAAAACGCAGAAAATGCGCAATCAATCATTAATAGCCGAAGAGAGTATTACCGTAGGCTATATTCTAATCAGTTCTCAGGTGCCCAATTAGAGCAGGTAATCGATCAGCAGCTAAGAACCGATAGAGAATATAATAGTGCTCTTGATCAGATTCAGGGAACTATTCCAATAATCAGAGAAATACAACGTGCAGTGCATGAAAAAGATTTGTCATTCGGTTACCAGCAAGAACGTGAAAAAGAAGAACTAATGGCGCAATGGGTAAATGAAGGTGTGCGCCCAGACGAAACTTTAGGAAAACTCTCGCCAAGATACAAAAAGCATCAGACCTATCAAGAAGTAATACATTATGTACAGCGTACGGATTTTGACAAAGTATTCGATTTTTGGACAACAAAGGGTTCTGAATGTGAAGAACAGGTTGCATACAGGGCTGTAGCAAAATATATGTACTGGATAAAGGATCCTATTTGGATGGACATCGTAGGCGATTACGATCCGGATAGCATAATAAAATGTGCGGATTTAGGAAGATCACAATACAACAAAGATATTTTCAAGGAATTTGACATAACCGGTGAAAAAAAGCATTTTGAAGAAAAAAAATCCCACAGCGAAAAAAAGAAAACTACTGTCGATGAACTTGTTGAAAAGATGATCACCGCAGTCGCCTGCAAGTATATTGAAGGGCATTTGTATGTCAGCGGCGATATCTTGGGCATGGCCGCTGAATTCCCTGAATTCAAGCACCTAAAAGACGAATCAGTTTACAAATACACAAAAGATGCAAAAATGATGATTTTCATCGAAACCTCAATGCCGCCTGAAGGCCAGGAAGGAGAACTAAGGATTATGTCTGCGCACGACCATGTTACATTGGTCAAGCATCTTGACAAAGGCGAAATCACCGGATATACAATGGACTTTGAGCATCTTACAGTAAACTTTGTGAGAGTTACGGATGATATAAAAAGCCTTAAAGAAGGCGATGCGAAATACATCAAAATGATGCATATCAATGCTCCAAGACCAATAATTGGAGCTCACGCCCCCATACCGCTCATGTCGCACGATATGTTTGTCATATACGAATGGCTTTTTGATCTGCGAAAAAAAGGCATGAAGAACGCATATTTCATCTGGGAAATGGGAGGATTTGGCATTGACCAAAGCGCAATAGCTTTCAGAAATATGGTTATTGAACTTGCTAAAGGCACGGGCCCGAAAGACCTTCCGCAGGAATTCTATGGCATTGACGACACTTTATGGGCTGCACAGCACGTTGCAATAAGAAACCACGGCTTAGACCCACTAAAAGGCATGATAATGGTGCCTGAAGTCGACCACGGAGTTTTTTCTAAGGCTGCGCATGAAAAAGGAAAGGCGAAAGAGTGGGAGGAGGAGAAGTACAAATATTAAAATAGCGCGTTAAAGCCCCAGAACTCTTACAATCTTTGCGCGCAAATTTCCTGCAAATTCTTTTCCTTTATCATTCAAAGCATATATTTTTCTCTGCCTCTTGCCCTCGACTTTTGTTGCCATCTCGACAAATCCTTTTCTCTGCATTGCAGAAAGAAGCGGATATATCTGGCCGGGGCTGAGAACCTTTCCTGTTGCTGCTTTGAACTCCTTCATTATGTCATAGCCATGAGCAGGGCCTTTTGATAAAATAAACAGTACATAAAGCTTTGTGAGATTTGTGATAAATGATTCTTCGCGTTTCATAAATTATCTTGGTTGCAAAGATTTAAATATGTTATTGCATTATATATCTTTTAATGACTCATAATATAAAAAAGTAAATACTAGTATAAGCCGCCTGCCTGTAAGACCTACCCAAGAGCATGGGAAGAACCGGCAAGCGGACATAAATATAGTGTCTCCGCGGGAAGCTTACTTAGTAAGCAGGCAACGACAACCCGCGAAGACTGAGCGGGAGTGTGGGGGTTTTAAAAAAGATCGTTGCCCCATCATAACGCAAAAAGCGTTTTGATGATTGAAAATAATCGCGTGAGAGCCAATGCCGACACATCGACTCTCGGATGTAAACGCCGGAGCAAGCGCATTACAAGAAATTTACAAGAATAACAATATCCTCAATGTCTTGCTGTCTTTTGTGAAGACAAGCATCAAAGCGTTCAATTAAAATAATTGAATGACATTATTTTTAAAAAAGTGTTTTGAAACATGAATAAATTACCGAATAATTCGGCAAATATTGCGTTCTACCCAATACAGTTGATATTATGGCATCCGGAGTATAAAAATGTTTTTATCACTATTGCGCCACAACGTCGCTACTCAAACCCGATTTTTTTGAACTTCTCGCCCTTGTGCAAAGATTCAAAATCCGCAATAGAAAGCACAAACGGCCTGTTTGTTTCGCTAATCCTTTTTGCCGCCATCTGCATAAGCGCGTTTTTAACTCTCACATTTGCTGCAACAAAATATGCGCCCTCGTTCGCCACATTACCCTCAAGCATGGCGCGCTCAAGGCTTGACGCAAGAACGGCTTTCAGCTGCCTGTCTTTTTTTGAAAGAATCCAAACACTGTCAGCCCGATTAACTGCCCATCCTTCACTCCTGAAAAGCTTTTCTGCTGCAACGGCAAATTCCGCGGCGTTGATTTCCTCACGCGGCATCCCGAAAGTCCTTGAAAATGCTGCAGCACCTTTGTTTGTCAAAAAGTAGAAAATAGAATTTTGGCGGTACACTTTTGCGCTGCGGAATCCAAGATATCCGTCAGATACCAAGCGGTTCGCATTCTTCTTGAATGTGCTGCCCGACATCGAAATTCCGCCGTAAATCTCTGATGTTGCGGATGCATCGAATCTGCCAAGAACGCGCATAATCTTAAGGCATGCGTCAGGCAAATCGATTTTCCCGGCATCCTTTTGCACTTGCGGTTCGCGTATTTCCAACTGCTCGCGCGGAATTTGCGGCGCAGTCGGTGAAGAAACATCCTCTTTTTCTTCCATAATTTCAACAGGCTCTGTTTCGGCATGCTTCGGCTTTTCATGATGATGCTTTTTTCTTTTCATATGGTCCCTTATGCGCGAGGCCTCAGACAGCGGCGGCTCAATCACAGTTTCTTCAGGAAGCTCCGGCGCAATTTGCGCAACCATTTCATCGGTAATTGTGCCTTTATTCACTTTCGCATGCGGGAATCGTATAAGGAATGGATGCGGAAAACTAAGGCGGCGCGCAAGCAAAAAGCCGTCGCCCACAGGAAGCTGGCGCAGATAAGTGCCCTCTGTCCGGTAATCGAGGCCAAGCATGCTGCATGCGTCCTGAATGTCTGAAGAATACTGCGTGTCAAGCCCGAGGTTCATGTAAATATGAGTGCTGGTATTTCCAAGAGCAGGATAGCTAATAAGGGACGGGTGCTGGTCAACATAAATTATGCCCATTCCGAGCTCTCTTACCTCGCGGAAAACAAGGTCAATAACGCTTTCAGTACCCATCTTTTTCGACTTCTCGCGATTCAGGACATGGTGTGCCTCCTCCAAAACAATCACGCCCTGCAGCTGCTCCTTTGTGTTTCTTACAATCAGCCAATCACGGATCCACTGCAGCAGGATTTCAATGAAAAAGGTTTTGTCGTTCGTTGCAAGAGAATCAAGCTCAAGAATAGTAATTTTATTGCCTTCGAAAAAACTCGATGGAAGAACACCTTCGTTTGTGTCAAAAATCTCGCCCGTTTCACGGAAACAAAGCGATTCAAGCGGCCTCTGTGCAGTCACGATCCAATTCCGCTCTCTTGCCGAGTTTTTATCGCTTTCAAGCTCGTCAAGCAGATATTTTACGCCGCGCAATTGCGGAAAATCAAATCCGTTCGCTCCGCTCTCGGCTTTTCGATTTGCAATCGAAAATGATTTTGGGTTCTTAAAAACCGTATCAAGAGCCTTTAATATGATGTGCCTCCCGCCGCCCAAAAGCCAGTAAGCATGGTCAAAAATCTCTGCAAACTCCTTTATCCACTGCGAAACTTCAACGCCTGCCGGCGGGCGCAGCGGATTGAACTTGAAAGGCGAAAGATTTCTTCCGACAGTGAAAATCTGGACACGGTCCTTTAATTCCGGAATATTTATCAAATCGCGGTAATTTCTTTTTGAGAAATCAAATATCAGAACAGGCACACTTTTTTCCGAAAGCTGATTGACAAGGCTGTGAACCACATTAGTTTTTCCATATCCCGAGGAGCCGAAAATACCTATATGAGTCAAGAACATACTGCTGTCAAGATTAAAAGGATAAAGAGCCCGCTTTCCGTAAAGCGCAGTGCCTATAAAAACATCGCCCTTTGCTGCTGTTTCGCGCGACGGCGCCTCAATCAGCACGCTGTCTTTTAAGCTTTCGTCGGCAAACGCTGCTGCTTTGACCGCATCAAGCATTTCTATTACGCGCTTTTTTGTCTCTTCATCGCCCAAAAGATACGCCTGCTCAATTTTGAGCGCGTTATCTTTACCAAGAACAGGAACGAGCTTTTTTATCTCGTTTGCAATTTCGATGCGGACAAAATCAGCCATTTTTTATCATTCTCCATTTTTAGCCATTCACAATATTCATTGGGTTTGAAAGCCTTGAACGAAGTGAAAGGATTTTATTTGGATAAAAATCATCTCGTTCGCTGACAGCGAATTCGAAGCTTTTGAACATTCGTTCAAAAAGCCGAGAGCGAACGGATTTTTAACCATTTACCTCTGCATTGGGTTAAAATCACAATATTACAAAAGACATAACAGTAGGACTTA
This Nanoarchaeota archaeon DNA region includes the following protein-coding sequences:
- a CDS encoding PspC domain-containing protein; this translates as MKKTDRKASKGTAANEGQKPIKRLYRSGKEKILGGVCGGIAEYLNVDPVIIRLIWAVSILVYGSGFLLYIIAWIIIPRNPEHKWGD
- a CDS encoding PadR family transcriptional regulator; the encoded protein is MKREESFITNLTKLYVLFILSKGPAHGYDIMKEFKAATGKVLSPGQIYPLLSAMQRKGFVEMATKVEGKRQRKIYALNDKGKEFAGNLRAKIVRVLGL
- a CDS encoding DUF87 domain-containing protein, with amino-acid sequence MADFVRIEIANEIKKLVPVLGKDNALKIEQAYLLGDEETKKRVIEMLDAVKAAAFADESLKDSVLIEAPSRETAAKGDVFIGTALYGKRALYPFNLDSSMFLTHIGIFGSSGYGKTNVVHSLVNQLSEKSVPVLIFDFSKRNYRDLINIPELKDRVQIFTVGRNLSPFKFNPLRPPAGVEVSQWIKEFAEIFDHAYWLLGGGRHIILKALDTVFKNPKSFSIANRKAESGANGFDFPQLRGVKYLLDELESDKNSARERNWIVTAQRPLESLCFRETGEIFDTNEGVLPSSFFEGNKITILELDSLATNDKTFFIEILLQWIRDWLIVRNTKEQLQGVIVLEEAHHVLNREKSKKMGTESVIDLVFREVRELGMGIIYVDQHPSLISYPALGNTSTHIYMNLGLDTQYSSDIQDACSMLGLDYRTEGTYLRQLPVGDGFLLARRLSFPHPFLIRFPHAKVNKGTITDEMVAQIAPELPEETVIEPPLSEASRIRDHMKRKKHHHEKPKHAETEPVEIMEEKEDVSSPTAPQIPREQLEIREPQVQKDAGKIDLPDACLKIMRVLGRFDASATSEIYGGISMSGSTFKKNANRLVSDGYLGFRSAKVYRQNSIFYFLTNKGAAAFSRTFGMPREEINAAEFAVAAEKLFRSEGWAVNRADSVWILSKKDRQLKAVLASSLERAMLEGNVANEGAYFVAANVRVKNALMQMAAKRISETNRPFVLSIADFESLHKGEKFKKIGFE